GCGCACGAAGCCTCACGTGAACGTGGGAACGATCGGCCACGTGGATCACGGGAAGACGACGTTGACCGCGGCGATCACGAAGGTGCTGGCCGCCCGCGGGATGGCGGATTTCGTGGCG
This region of Deltaproteobacteria bacterium genomic DNA includes:
- the tuf gene encoding elongation factor Tu (EF-Tu; promotes GTP-dependent binding of aminoacyl-tRNA to the A-site of ribosomes during protein biosynthesis; when the tRNA anticodon matches the mRNA codon, GTP hydrolysis results; the inactive EF-Tu-GDP leaves the ribosome and release of GDP is promoted by elongation factor Ts; many prokaryotes have two copies of the gene encoding EF-Tu), giving the protein MSKQKFERTKPHVNVGTIGHVDHGKTTLTAAITKVLAARGMADFVA